Within Protaetiibacter intestinalis, the genomic segment CAGCGGCCCCATCGTCACCGGCCTGCTCGAGCGGATCATCGAACGGCATCCGCTCTCGGCGCGCTGGGCAGCGGCGACCGCCCTCGCGGTGGCTGGGGTCGTGCTGCTCTCGACGGGCCGGCATCCGGAGGCGAGCGGTGCCGGGGAGGGAGGCGTGCTGCCCGGCGTGCTGCTCGGGCTCGTCGCGGGCGCCGCCTACGGCCTCTACACCTACGCCTCGGCGCGCGGCATCGGGGCGGGGCGGCCCTCGCGGGCGGTCATGGGGGCGATGTTCGGCTGCGGCGCGGTGCTGCTGCTGCCCGTGCTGCTGCTCACCGGGGCGCCGCTCATCGCCGCACCGGCATCCCTCGGGATCGCGGCCTACCTCGCGCTCGGGCCGATGTTCGTCGCGTACCTGCTCGTCGGCGTGGCGTTGCGCACCCTGCGCTCGTCGACCGTGACGACGATCGCGCTGCTCGAACCGGTCGTGGCGACCGTGCTCGCCGTGGTCGTCGTGGGGGAGCGGCTCGGGGCGCTCGGCTGGCTCGGGATCGCCGTCATCCTCGCCGGAATCGCCCTGCTCGTGACGGCCCGGCCTCCCCGGATCCGGACGCGAGCCCCCCTAGACTTCGAGCCATGACGGAGGGACCACCGGACGCCGCGCCGGGGGAGACACCTGACGACGGGACCGCCACAGGCGACGGTGCCGCCGCGAACTACGCGGCGTATCCGCCACCGTTCGGCGGCGAGCCGACGGTGAGCGACGACGATCTCGCAGCCGCGCTGGCGGCCCAGACCGCGATGTACACCGGGCCGATCACGATCCCGGTGCTCAACTCGGATCCCGTCTTCCGGCCCGATCCGGCCGAGCTGCAGGCGGATGTGCCGCCTCCCCCCGACCCGGCACCTCCGGTGGCGGAGGAGTCGGACGTCGAGGCGCCCGTGTACGAGCAGCCGTCGTATGAGCAGCCGGTGTACGAACAGCCGGTGTACGAGCAGGCGCCGTCGGCCGAGTGGCCCGCGCCCGAGGTCGTGCTGCCGCCCGTGCCGGTTCCGCCGCCCCCGCCGCCCGCCGAGTACATCGCGCCCGACGTGGTGGCCGCCGACCCCGAACCGCCGACGCTCGAACAGGCGCTGCCGCCGACCGCCTCAGAGCCGTATGCCGAGTCGTTCCCGGCGGCCGTGGTCGAGCCGTCGCCCGAGCCGACTCCGGTCGAGGGGATCCCGCTGGAGGACTTCGAGCTCAGCCGCGAGGTCGAGAACGAGGCCGCCGCCGGCTCGACGCTCGACGCCATCCTCCTGCTCGAGAACGAGCTGCGGCGCAGGCAAGGGCTGGCACCCGTCGAGGCCGCCGACACGCCGCCCGTCGACATCGATGCGGGCTTCGGACAGGTGCCGTTCGCCGCGCCGGCCCCCGAGCCGCCCGCGTTCCCGGTCGACGTGTCGGCGGAGCCGCCCGTCGCGGAGCCGGTCTTCGTGGAGCCGGTCTTCGCGGAGCCCGTGGTCGAGGCGCCGCCGTCCGAGGTCGAAGCGCCTCCCGCCGAGCCGCCCACGAGCCCGCCCGGTTGGACGCCCGCCCCCGATCCGGAGAACGAGGGCTCGCCGCTCGCCGAGGCTCCCGCCGAGCAGGCGTGGCTGTCGGCCCCGCCGCCGAGTTTCGCGCCCCCGGCGCTCGTCGAACCTCCCGTGCCGCCGACCG encodes:
- a CDS encoding DMT family transporter: MEPARARATLAIVVAALLWGTTGTAASFLPDAVSPLAVGAATMGVGGALLFATAPRASLGVLRDARARGWVLLGAVGVFAYPLAFYSGMDLAGVAIGNVVALGSGPIVTGLLERIIERHPLSARWAAATALAVAGVVLLSTGRHPEASGAGEGGVLPGVLLGLVAGAAYGLYTYASARGIGAGRPSRAVMGAMFGCGAVLLLPVLLLTGAPLIAAPASLGIAAYLALGPMFVAYLLVGVALRTLRSSTVTTIALLEPVVATVLAVVVVGERLGALGWLGIAVILAGIALLVTARPPRIRTRAPLDFEP